The following coding sequences are from one Salvia hispanica cultivar TCC Black 2014 chromosome 3, UniMelb_Shisp_WGS_1.0, whole genome shotgun sequence window:
- the LOC125216217 gene encoding toMV susceptible protein tm-1(GCR26): protein MKYTHSAQLPTPSHSQISFEVSSMDDLRNNNIMQVFCIGTADTKLDEIRFLAQSIRDNLNLFYANSSSKLVVTVVDVSAGQKVIESCDDFDFVSRRDVLSCCAEAGVHGNQLPDDRGKAIAVMNKALQAFLCKAHADRVLAGVIGLGGSGGTSLISSAFRSLPLGIPKLIVSTVASGQTEPYVGTSDLVLFPSVVDICGINNVSRVVLYNAASALAGMVIGHLDSKASAATASQKGTVGLTMFGVTTPCVNAVKDRLAREGYETLVFHATGVGGRAMEDLVRGGFIQGVLDITTTEVADYIVGGVMACDPSRFDAIIEKKIPLVLSVGALDMVNFGSKDTVPSKFQQRRLYEHNEQVTLMRTTVDENKKVAAFIAEKLNKSSSKVRVCLPKMGVSALDAPGKAFHDPVATDTLIQEMQRLIQTSESRQIKVLPQHINDPEFANALVDSFLEISTNINDINSHPVHESIQQTQRKTSSSVTSSQNIIPVSYTLSNFPDAKPETLEQTRKILQKLKYQIKEGKPIIGAGAGTGISAKFEEVGGVDMIIVYNSGRFRMAGRGSLAGLLPFADANAIVLDMANEVLPVVKEVPVLAGVCATDPFRRIDFFLKQLESIGFAGVQNFPTVGLFDGNFRQNLEETGMGYSLEVEMIAKAHKMGLLTTPYAFNQEEATAMAKAGADIIVAHMGLTTSGSIGAKTALSLDQSVTLVQAIADAAHRINPETIVLCHGGPISEPGEAEYVLKRTEGVHGFYGASSLERLPVEQAITGTVKQYKTISIS, encoded by the exons ATGAAATATACACACTCAGCTCAACTACCAACCCCCTCACATTCACAGATTTCGTTTGAGGTTTCATCAATGGACGATTTGAGGAACAACAACATTATGCAAGTATTCTGCATTGGCACAGCTGACACGAAGCTTGATGAGATTCGATTCCTCGCTCAGTCAATTCGAGACAATCTCAACCTTTTTTACGCTAATTCTTCCTCAAAG CTTGTGGTGACTGTGGTAGATGTATCAGCTGGTCAAAAAGTTATCGAGAGTTgtgatgattttgattttgtgtcGAGAAGAGACGTCCTCTCCTGCTGTGCTGAAGCAGGGGTGCATGGTAATCAGCTTCCTGATGATAGAGGCAAAGCTATTGCTGTGATGAATAAAGCTCTTCAGGCTTTCCTCTGCAAGGCTCATGCGGATCGAGTTCTTGCTGGAGTTATTGGGCTTGGAGGAAGTGGGGGGACGTCGTTAATTTCCTCTGCCTTCAGGTCACTACCTCTTGGAATCCCAAAGCTGATTGTGTCAACTGTGGCTAGTGGTCAGACTGAACCTTATGTGGGAACATCGGATTTGGTGTTGTTTCCATCAGTGGTTGACATTTGTGGCATTAATAATGTGAGTAGAGTTGTGTTGTATAACGCTGCTTCTGCGTTGGCTGGAATGGTGATTGGACATCTGGATTCCAAAGCATCTGCTGCTACTGCTTCTCAGAAGGGTACGGTTGGTTTAACTATGTTTGGGGTTACAACTCCGTGTGTCAATGCTGTCAAAGACAGGTTGGCTCGAGAAGGGTATGAGACCTTGGTCTTTCATGCTACTGGGGTTGGGGGGAGAGCTATGGAGGATCTAGTTAGAGGTGGATTTATACAG GGGGTTTTGGATATTACAACAACTGAGGTGGCAGATTACATTGTCGGAGGTGTCATGGCATGTGATCCCTCCCGCTTTGATGCCAtcatagagaaaaaaataccttTAGTTCTCAGTGTTGGAGCATTGGATATGGTGAATTTTGGATCCAAAGACACTGTACCTTCTAAGTTTCAGCAAAGAAGGTTGTATGAACACAATGAACAG GTTACATTGATGCGAACGACAGTGGACGAAAATAAGAAAGTTGCTGCATTTATTGCAGAAAAGTTGAATAAGTCCTCATCTAAAGTTCGAGTTTGCCTGCCAAAGATGGGTGTATCGGCATTGGATGCACCTGGGAAGGCATTTCATGATCCTGTTGCTACCGATACACTTATACAGGAAATGCAGAGGCTAATTCAAACAAGTGAAAGTCGTCAG ATTAAGGTTTTGCCACAACATATTAATGACCCTGAGTTTGCAAATGCTCTAGTGGACTCGTTCTTGGAGATCTCTACaaatattaatgatattaatagTCATCCTGTTCATGAATCTATCCAACAAACTCAAAGAAAAACTTCTTCCAGTGTGACAAGTTCCCAGAATATCATTCCCGTTTCATATACCTTGAGCAACTTCCCTGATGCAAAACCAG AAACACTGGAACAAACACGAAAGATTctccaaaaattgaaatatcaaataaaagaGGGCAAACCCATCATTGGTGCTGGAGCTGGGACGGGCATATCAGCCAAGTTTGAGGAAGTTGGTGGAGTTGATATGATCATCGTGTACAACTCAGGACGGTTTAGGATGGCAGGAAGAGGGTCATTGGCAGGTCTGTTGCCATTTGCTGACGCAAATGCAATTGTGCTTGACATGGCCAATGAGGTGTTGCCT GTTGTCAAAGAAGTTCCAGTTCTTGCCGGAGTTTGTGCAACTGACCCATTCCGAAGAATTGATTTCTTCCTGAAACAATTGGAGTCTATTGGATTTGCAGGAGTGCAGAATTTTCCAACTGTTGGTCTATTTGATGGTaattttagacaaaatctagaAGAAACCGGGATGGGATATAG TCTTGAGGTTGAGATGATTGCAAAAGCTCATAAAATGGGCCTCTTAACAACCCCATATGCTTTTAACCAAGAAGAAGCAACGGCAATGGCAAAAGCTGGTGCAGACATCATTGTGGCACATATGGGCCTCACGACATCTGGTTCTATTGGTGCTAAAACGGCCCTCTCACTCGATCAAAGTGTAACTCTTGTACAAGCTATTGCAGATGCTGCTCACAGGATCAATCCCGAAACTATTGTTCTTTGTCATGGAG GCCCTATATCCGAACCGGGTGAAGCAGAATACGTGTTGAAGAGAACTGAAGGTGTTCATGGATTCTACGGCGCATCCAGCTTGGAGAGGCTGCCAGTTGAACAAGCAATAACAGGTACGGTAAAGCAGTACAAAACCATATCTATTTCTTAA
- the LOC125210777 gene encoding AAA-ATPase At5g17750-like, which produces MAVSMAHMPPASSIFSMYASISASIMLLQTMMNQLLPLPAQRFLLSLLRRLFPRRPSHSTLLIEERDGLSSNELFSAAETYLCSLLRPDSHRLKLTKRPNDPSLSLRFASSHSIPDSHRGIPLLWRFVNEEHNKHNKPHLDERSHHPDSEKRYFELTFTKESRDTVLESYIPSVLARAKVIKDQNKVVKLHTLAGAPSYSSSSVWDSVNLEHPSTFDTLAMEADLKKRIKEDLDRFVRRKDFYRRVGRAWKRGYLLYGPPGTGKSSLIAAMANYLKFDIYDLELTNVRRDSDLRKLLLRTANRSILVIEDIDCTVDLPDRKGSPAAVAAAVEGANAHLHRPRDTQFTLSGLLNFIDGLWSSCGDERIIVFTTNNKGKLDPALLRPGRMDMHIHMSYLTPDGFRLLASTYLGIQGHHPSLPEIENLIKMKNITPAEVAEELMKFDDVDLSLNEVLNFLKSKTNEDEDDTKTISEKDVEVGVAKDQVTAHDSDF; this is translated from the exons ATGGCTGTGTCGATGGCTCACATGCCTCCAGCCTCGTCCATCTTCTCGATGTACGCCTCCATCTCCGCGTCCATCATGCTCCTCCAAACAATGATGAACCAGCTCCTCCCCCTCCCCGCCCAGCGCTTCCTCCTCtccctcctccgccgcctctTCCCCCGCCGCCCCTCCCACTCCACCCTCCTCATCGAGGAGCGCGACGGCCTCTCCTCCAACGAGCTCTTCTCCGCCGCCGAGACCTACCTCTGCTCCCTCCTCCGCCCCGACTCCCACCGCCTCAAGCTCACCAAGCGCCCCAACGACCCCTCCCTCTCCCTCCGCTTCGCCTCCTCCCACTCCATCCCCGACTCCCACCGCGGCATCCCCCTCCTCTGGCGCTTCGTCAACGAAGAACACAACAAACACAACAAGCCCCATCTCGACGAGCGCTCCCACCACCCCGACTCCGAGAAGCGCTACTTCGAGCTCACCTTCACCAAAGAGTCCCGCGACACCGTCCTCGAATCCTACATCCCTTCCGTCCTCGCCCGCGCCAAAGTCATCAAGGACCAGAACAAGGTCGTCAAGCTCCACACGCTCGCCGGCGCCCCCTCCTACAGCAGCTCCTCCGTCTGGGACTCCGTCAATCTGGAGCATCCCTCCACGTTCGACACGCTGGCGATGGAGGCGGATTTGAAGAAGAGGATCAAGGAGGATTTGGATCGGTTTGTGAGGAGGAAGGACTTTTACCGGAGGGTCGGGAGGGCGTGGAAGAGGGGGTACTTGCTGTATGGGCCGCCGGGCACGGGGAAATCCAGCTTGATTGCGGCGATGGCCAATTATCTCAAGTTCGATATCTACGATTTGGAGCTCACGAATGTGAGAAGGGATTCGGATTTGAGGAAACTGCTGCTCAGGACTGCTAACAGGTCCATTCTTGTCATTGAGGACATTGATTGCACCGTCGACCTTCCCGACCGGAAAGGCTCCCCTGCCGCTGTCGCCGCCGCTGTTGAAGGTGCTAATGCACATCTCCACCGCCCGCGTGATACTCAG ttcacACTCTCAGGGCTATTGAACTTCATCGACGGGCTGTGGTCGAGCTGCGGCGACGAGCGAATCATTGTATTCACTACAAACAACAAAGGCAAGCTAGATCCCGCATTGCTCCGGCCGGGGCGCATGGACATGCACATACACATGTCCTATCTCACACCCGACGGGTTTCGCCTCCTTGCCTCTACTTATCTCGGCATCCAAGGCCACCACCCCAGTCTCCCCGAGATCGAAAATCTAATCAAGATGAAGAACATCACGCCCGCTGAAGTCGCCGAAGAGCTCATGAAATTTGATGATGTCGATTTATCCCTTAATGAGGTgctaaattttctaaaaagcAAGACAaacgaagatgaagatgaCACCAAAACTATTAGTGAAAAAGATGTGGAGGTTGGTGTGGCCAAAGACCAAGTTACGGCCCACGATAGCGACTTTTAA
- the LOC125213845 gene encoding thioredoxin domain-containing protein PLP3A, which translates to MDPDSVKSTLSNLAFGNVMAAAARDYQKDLLAQGKANASSSVHDEVDLDELMDDPELEKLHADRIAALKKEAEKRQKLTMQGHGEYREITEGDFLGEVTGTEKVICHFYHREFYRCKIMDKHLKSLAPRHFTTKFLKLDAENAPFFVTKLGIKTLPCVILFRQGVASDRLVGFQDLGGKDDFPTRKLELFFLKKGIIEEKKRDEEDDDYLEGKRTSVRTSVHTDSDSD; encoded by the exons atgGATCCGGATTCAGTGAAATCGACTCTTTCTAATTTGGCTTTCGGCAATGTCATGGCTGCTGCAGCTCGCGATTACCAAAAG GATTTGCTGGCTCAAGGGAAAGCTAATGCATCAAGCTCTGTTCATGACGAAGTGGATTTGGATGAGCTTATGGAT GACCCTGAGCTGGAGAAATTGCACGCTGACAGGATAGCGGCTCTTAAG AAAGAAGCAGAGAAGCGGCAAAAATTGACAATGCAAGGTCATGGGGAGTACAGGGAGATAACAGAAGGAGATTTTTTGGGTGAAGTTACTGGCACCGAAAAAGTGATTTGTCATTTCTACCACAGAGAGTTCTATCGATGCAA GATTATGGATAAGCACTTGAAGTCCCTTGCTCCTAGACATTTTACTACTAAATTCCTCAAATTGGATGCTGAG AATGCTCCTTTCTTTGTTACCAAGCTTGGAATCAAGACATTGCCATGTGTCATACTATTCAG ACAAGGAGTAGCATCCGATAGGCTGGTGGGGTTTCAAGACTTAGGGGGCAAAGATGATTTCCCTACAAGGAAGCTTGAACTTTTCTTCTTGAAGAAAG GAATTATCGAGGAGAAGAAACGAGATGAAGAGGATGATGATTATCTTGAAGGAAAACGTACGTCAGTTAGAACATCAGTACATACAGATTCGGACTCTGACTAA
- the LOC125213847 gene encoding putative 4-hydroxy-4-methyl-2-oxoglutarate aldolase 3 has translation MGSLATAEVCDTNASLVAVGDIRVLPPIFKTYGQSRAFSGPIVTLKVFEDNVLVRELLETKGEGRILVIDGGGSMRCALVGGNLGQLAQNMGWKGIVVNGCIRDVDEINGCDVGVRALASHPQKSYKRGIGEKHVPINIAGTLIHDGEWLYADSDGILISKGELSL, from the coding sequence ATGGGTTCTTTAGCAACTGCGGAGGTTTGTGACACGAATGCATCACTGGTGGCAGTTGGTGACATCCGAGTGCTTCCACCTATTTTCAAGACGTATGGACAGTCGCGTGCATTCTCTGGACCGATTGTGACTCTCAAAGTGTTTGAAGACAATGTATTGGTGAGGGAGCTTCTTGAGACAAAGGGGGAAGGCAGAATTCTGGTGATAGACGGGGGAGGGAGCATGAGGTGTGCGTTGGTAGGAGGAAATCTGGGGCAGTTGGCTCAGAATATGGGTTGGAAAGGGATTGTTGTAAATGGGTGCATACGAGATGTGGATGAGATCAATGGGTGTGATGTCGGGGTCAGGGCATTGGCATCACATCCCCAGAAGTCATACAAAAGGGGCATCGGCGAGAAGCATGTACCGATTAATATTGCAGGGACGCTCATTCACGATGGGGAGTGGCTCTATGCAGATTCTGATGGAATCCTCATTTCCAAAGGAGAACTTTCTCTCTAG
- the LOC125212941 gene encoding bZIP transcription factor 11-like codes for MASPISGTSSGSNSDHQNNNNLQSEMRKRKRMLSNRESARRSRMRKQKLLDDLTAQANHLRAENNHMLSNINVVTHLYLNMESENSILRAQMSELNHRLHALNEITGCLSSSQGLLPAGAGFVEEDGGDFDDLLNPWSLIHVNHPIMASADAFLY; via the coding sequence ATGGCTTCCCCAATCAGCGGAACCTCCTCAGGCTCAAACTCCGATCATCAAAACAACAACAATCTGCAGTCGGAGATGAGGAAACGGAAGAGAATGCTGTCGAATCGAGAATCCGCGAGGCGATCGCGGATGAGGAAGCAGAAGCTTCTAGATGATCTGACGGCTCAGGCGAACCATCTAAGGGCTGAGAACAATCACATGCTATCAAACATCAATGTGGTGACGCATCTCTACTTGAATATGGAGTCCGAGAATTCGATTCTTCGGGCTCAGATGTCGGAGCTGAATCACAGGCTCCATGCCTTGAATGAGATCACCGGCTGCTTGAGCTCAAGCCAGGGATTGTTGCCGGCTGGTGCTGgatttgttgaagaagatggagGAGATTTTGATGATTTGTTGAATCCATGGAGTTTGATCCATGTTAATCACCCAATCATGGCTTCTGCTGATGCTTTTTTGTActaa